CCCACCGGAACAGTGAGCGTGACGGAGGGGGCAGCCTTTGCCGCCGCAAATGATTTCCAAATCATCATCCGGGGGAAGGGCGGTCACGGGGCAATGCCCCATCAAACCCGCGATCCCATCGTCGCCGGCACGCAGATCGTTGGGGCGATGCAGACGATTGTCAGCCGTTCGGTGGATGGGTTGGAGACCGCCGTCGTCTCTGTGTGCGGCTTTCACAGCGGTCACGCCCACAATGTGATTCCCGACTCGGCGGAACTGTTCGGGACGTTCCGCACCTATCAGCGGCACTTGGTAGACCTGATTGAGACGCGCATCCATGAGATTGCGACGGGGATTGCGGCGGTGAATGGCTGCACGGCAGAGGTCGTTGTGAACCGGCTGACGCCACCCTTGATCAACGATGCGGCGACGAATGCCCGCCTGAGTGATCTGTTTCAAACGATGCCAGCGGCAACACCGCTCACGGTGATTGATTCGGCGCGGACGATGGCGAGCGAGGATATGGCATTCTGGCTGGAGCGTGCGCCCGGTACCTATTTCTTTGTTGGCGCACGGAACGAGGGACGAGGGATTACCTACCCACACCATCACCCGCAGTTTGATATTGATGAGGACGCCCTTCCGATTGCGGCGGGGCTGTTGGCAGCGGCGGCAGCGAGCTATGTCTACCGAGGGGGATAGCTCAGATGAAGCATCATCCACAACGCCACGACGGGCGCTGCGTCCGAAACGCCAGCGGGCGCGGGAGTGGCTGCAATACCCGTTTTTTGTCTACGGCACGCTGCGGCGGGGACAGCCGAATTACGAAACCTACCTTGCCGGCGCAACAATCAGTGAACGTCCGGCGCGGCTGATGGGCGCGGCGCTTTACTCGGTGGGGCATTTCCCGGTGCTGGTAGAGGCAGGAGAATCGTCTTCGGTGGTTGGGGAATGGATAGTGATTCACCCAACACTGCACGTCCAAGTGCGGCGGCGCTTGGATCGCCTTGAGGGATGTGAGGCGGG
This genomic interval from Anaerolineales bacterium contains the following:
- a CDS encoding gamma-glutamylcyclotransferase; its protein translation is MSTEGDSSDEASSTTPRRALRPKRQRAREWLQYPFFVYGTLRRGQPNYETYLAGATISERPARLMGAALYSVGHFPVLVEAGESSSVVGEWIVIHPTLHVQVRRRLDRLEGCEAGRETWLFRRVRRRVQLEGMGGGAESEAWLYLGDPAVLRLYPHVHLPDGDWLAWLKTR
- a CDS encoding amidohydrolase, translating into MRDELVAQRRDLHRHPEIAFEEVRTAGVVARELSGLGLEVITGVGKTGVIGILEGAAEGPTVLIRCDMDALPVQEMMNTAYISGTPGKMHACGHDGHTAIGLAVAKMLSEHREQLAGRVKFIFQPAEELALGAQAMIRDGALDAPTPSISLGLHLWSELPTGTVSVTEGAAFAAANDFQIIIRGKGGHGAMPHQTRDPIVAGTQIVGAMQTIVSRSVDGLETAVVSVCGFHSGHAHNVIPDSAELFGTFRTYQRHLVDLIETRIHEIATGIAAVNGCTAEVVVNRLTPPLINDAATNARLSDLFQTMPAATPLTVIDSARTMASEDMAFWLERAPGTYFFVGARNEGRGITYPHHHPQFDIDEDALPIAAGLLAAAAASYVYRGG